The following coding sequences are from one Musa acuminata AAA Group cultivar baxijiao chromosome BXJ1-6, Cavendish_Baxijiao_AAA, whole genome shotgun sequence window:
- the LOC135677442 gene encoding lachrymatory-factor synthase-like, which produces MWSSDAVEKDSMWLISTIGALFLFMQRGGSRRTPPAPASQALAMEQCQLERWEGKASAKLPSTKADEAWSLLSSFCSIHLWLPSIDCRMIAGAEGQPGCVRYCTSPPGDDGSDAAFWAAEELLAFDPVGRSYSYKVAENNMGFGHYVATLRAVPLPGDERGCELQWTFDCDPLPAWTKEGLVAYLQVNLDGIAKRVEDAVRTAASAAISNTQASE; this is translated from the coding sequence ATGTGGTCCTCAGATGCAGTCGAGAAAGATTCCATGTGGTTGATTAGCACCATCGGTGCTCTCTTCCTCTTTATGCAGAGAGGAGGCAGCAGGCGAACTCCTCCTGCACCGGCTTCCCAGGCTCTTGCGATGGAGCAATGCCAATTGGAGAGGTGGGAAGGCAAAGCCTCCGCCAAGCTCCCCAGCACCAAGGCTGACGAAGCCTGGTCCCTCCTCTCCAGCTTCTGCAGCATTCACCTGTGGCTCCCTTCGATCGACTGCCGTATGATCGCGGGCGCCGAAGGGCAACCCGGCTGCGTCCGCTACTGCACCAGCCCTCCCGGCGACGACGGTAGCGATGCAGCCTTCTGGGCGGCGGAGGAACTGCTGGCGTTCGACCCCGTCGGCCGGAGTTACAGCTACAAGGTGGCGGAGAACAACATGGGGTTCGGCCACTACGTCGCGACGTTGAGAGCGGTGCCGCTGCCAGGCGACGAGCGCGGGTGCGAACTGCAGTGGACGTTCGACTGCGACCCGTTGCCGGCGTGGACGAAGGAGGGCCTCGTTGCGTATCTGCAGGTTAACCTGGACGGCATCGCCAAGCGAGTGGAAGACGCCGTGCGAACTGCCGCTTCCGCTGCTATCAGTAATACTCAGGCCAGTGAATGA
- the LOC135677443 gene encoding lachrymatory-factor synthase-like, whose amino-acid sequence MEQWEGKASAKLPTTKADKAWSLLSSFCSLQLWLPGLVETCRKIAGAEGQPGCVRYCASPPGDDGKPVIWAYEELLTFDPARRCFEYEVADNNIGLKRYVATFKVLLPPSNGEGGCQL is encoded by the coding sequence ATGGAACAGTGGGAAGGCAAAGCCTCGGCCAAGCTCCCCACCACCAAGGCTGACAAAGCCTGGTCCCTCCTCTCCAGCTTCTGTAGCCTTCAGTTGTGGCTCCCAGGACTGGTGGAAACATGCCGGAAGATAGCCGGCGCCGAAGGCCAACCCGGCTGCGTTCGCTACTGCGCCAGCCCTCCCGGCGACGACGGCAAGCCGGTCATCTGGGCCTACGAGGAGCTGCTGACTTTCGACCCGGCGCGCCGGTGCTTCGAGTACGAAGTGGCCGACAACAACATAGGGTTGAAGCGGTACGTCGCGACGTTCAAGGTGCTTCTGCCGCCGTCGAACGGGGAGGGCGGGTGCCAACTCTAG
- the LOC135676311 gene encoding transcription factor MYBS3-like, whose product MTRRCSHCSNNGHNSRTCPARGAGVRLFGVRLTDGVGTMKKSASMGCLSSAAALSTVGASPSADPAGDHPDAAAAASGYASDDPAHSSCSSVSRKKGVPWTEEEHRMFLLGLQKLGKGDWRGIARNFVVSRTPTQVASHAQKYFIRQSNSSRRKRRSSLFDMPIEQIPIHEEQFMAHAPPDELENLTLQPNEQQGAELLETSTAKYASEPSASIPYINSITMVPTFYPAFIPVPIPIWPPNLGTMIKEEEMSGTHVILKPVPVVPKESLNVEEVVGMSKLSIGDGHDSCTDPSALSLKLVGSSMSSPSAFHVNSSVVLPDLNQSNGSPIHAV is encoded by the exons ATGACGAGGCGGTGCTCGCACTGCAGTAACAACGGGCACAACTCCCGCACGTGCCCGGCGCGCGGGGCCGGCGTGCGGCTATTCGGGGTGCGCCTGACGGACGGCGTGGGGACGATGAAGAAGAGCGCCAGCATGGGGTGCCTCTCCTCGGCGGCCGCCCTATCGACCGTCGGCGCGTCCCCATCCGCAGATCCGGCCGGTGACCACCccgacgccgccgccgctgcgTCCGGGTATGCCTCCGATGACCCCGCCCACAGCTCCTGTTCTTCCGTTTCCCGCAAGAAAG GTGTTCCTTGGACCGAAGAAGAGCATCGGATGTTCTTGCTGGGTCTTCAGAAACTGGGAAAAGGTGATTGGCGTGGAATAGCTCGGAACTTTGTTGTGTCTAGGACTCCAACGCAGGTTGCAAGTCACGCCCAGAAGTATTTCATTCGACAGAGTAATTCATCGAGAAGGAAGAGGCGCTCTAGCTTATTTGACATG CCAATTGAGCAGATCCCAATCCATGAAGAACAGTTCATGGCCCATGCTCCTCCTGATGAACTCGAGAACCTAACTTTGCAACCCAACGAGCAACAAGGAGCCGAGCTTTTGGAAACTTCAACGGCCAAATATGCTTCAGAACCAAGCGCTAGCATCCCATATATAAACTCAATCACAATGGTACCAACATTCTACCCTGCTTTCATACCAGTGCCTATACCAATTTGGCCTCCCAATCTTGGTACCATGATAAAGGAGGAAGAGATGAGTGGAACTCATGTGATCTTAAAGCCGGTTCCAGTAGTCCCAAAGGAGTCACTGAATGTCGAGGAGGTTGTCGGCATGTCTAAGCTGAGCATCGGTGATGGCCATGACAGCTGCACGGACCCATCTGCGCTCTCCCTCAAATTGGTAGGATCCTCTATGTCGAGCCCATCTGCGTTTCATGTTAACTCTTCTGTTGTCCTGCCCGATCTGAACCAGAGTAATGGCAGCCCCATCCATGCAGTCTAA
- the LOC135676312 gene encoding transcription repressor MYB5-like yields the protein MRKPSQSSAPGSSTMAAMEVEDKQRRGPTPCCGKVGLKRGPWTSEEDEVLASFVRREGEGRWRTLPKRAGLLRCGKSCRLRWMNYLRPSIKHGPIAPDEEDLILRLHRLLGNRWSLIAGRIPGRTDNEIKNYWNTHLSKKLVRQGIDPRNHKPLATSVADAIHQPISPQLYRNPNPSAIPSTAPTLLRAKDTQKNFSDTLNLQQNDDGDGWKNNECAVDKPLDQEGGNCDAGEDGGIGIECYTDDIFSSFLDSLINDDIFQPQHNDIIDDENNNDISRSNNSDGSNQRVVPAAYAYTAPSVPAYELGTFWEDDLMAQTGIGEDVHEQFADHAGKY from the exons ATGAGGAAGCCCTCACAGTCATCAGCTCCAGGCTCGTCGACGATGGCGGCGATGGAGGTCGAGGACAAGCAGCGACGAGGGCCGACGCCGTGCTGCGGCAAAGTGGGCCTGAAGAGGGGTCCGTGGACGTCGGAGGAGGACGAGGTGCTGGCGAGCTTCGTGCGGCGGGAGGGGGAGGGGCGGTGGCGGACGCTGCCCAAGCGCGCCGGGCTCCTCCGCTGCGGCAAGAGCTGCCGCCTCCGCTGGATGAACTACCTCCGTCCCTCCATCAAGCATGGTCCCATCGCCCCCGACGAGGAAGACCTCATCCTTCGCCTCCACCGCCTCCTCGGCAACAG GTGGTCTTTGATAGCCGGGAGGATTCCTGGGCGCACAgataacgagatcaagaactactggaacacccacCTCAGCAAAAAGCTCGTCAGGCAAGGCATAGATCCCCGCAACCACAAACCACTGGCCACTTCCGTAGCTGACGCCATCCACCAGCCTATTTCACCGCAGCTATAccgtaaccctaaccctagcgcaATCCCCAGCACCGCTCCCACCCTCCTCCGAGCAAAGGATACCCAGAAAAATTTCTCCGATACGCTGAACCTGCAGCAAAATGACGATGGTGATGGATGGAAGAACAACGAGTGCGCTGTTGATAAGCCATTAGACCAAGAAGGAGGCAATTGTGATGCCGGCGAAGATGGAGGGATAGGGATAGAGTGTTACACTGATGAcatcttctcctccttccttgaCTCGTTGATCAACGACGACATCTTCCAGCCGCAGCACAATGACATAATCGACGACGAGAACAACAACGACATCAGCAGAAGCAATAACAGCGATGGGAGTAACCAAAGAGTGGTACCTGCAGCATATGCCTACACTGCGCCCTCGGTTCCTGCGTATGAACTCGGAACCTTTTGGGAAGATGACCTTATGGCTCAGACTGGTATAGGGGAAGATGTCCACGAGCAGTTTGCAGATCATGCAGGCAAGTATTAA